The following coding sequences lie in one Lacerta agilis isolate rLacAgi1 chromosome 4, rLacAgi1.pri, whole genome shotgun sequence genomic window:
- the IFNAR2 gene encoding interferon alpha/beta receptor 2, with product MKIVTECSNITRSFCNLTKEFTDPNESYKIIVEPVTENGVNSSAIYFNPYFDTCIKSPRFEISACPSCANVTVELSASLLQVYQELDYTVTVIRDNVKEKRVVNTTRQESFHTVIGDLSFNTNYCIAVDVKTSLNNQCTPSVPKCIILGSNHIPVYLTGHIILPALFGILLPLAVVLTLFVLYKIGVICLRWRKWPRVLSITPKLDYFLFKSEPEEVHTVQVTQQSKKKVCGYNSDEEDSESVAGNDDLYAARVFLGQTSKSCSQEDNAEPPSLDCSSTTSKIADPQDDKTENLLLIGCSSATSEMPKPADAEAENLQNDISPTIQILHPSPEVDSTNEPDLECSSCSNVNLNTVVLGISGKNVNASATLSSFQEKAADSKELCVSDPFEPKHFTDVLEMQNSDIHNLSCSWQNSDGSGESESSDSETDCVGEYMSR from the exons ATGAAGATTGTCACGGAGTGTTCCAATATCACACGTTCATTCTGTAACTTGACAAAAGAGTTTACAGATCCCAATGAGTCATACAAGATTATAGTGGAGCCGGTCACAGAAAATGGAGTAAATTCTTCAGCTATCTATTTCAATCCATATTTTGACA CATGCATAAAATCACCCCGGTTTGAGATTTCTGCTTGTCCAAGCTGCGCAAATGTGACAGTGGAACTTTCAGCCTCGTTACTTCAAGTATACCAAGAGCTTGATTATACAGTCACAGTGATAAGAGACAATGTCAAGGAAAAG cGTGTTGTCAATACAACCAGACAAGAGAGTTTCCATACTGTCATTGGAGATTTGAGTTTCAATACAAATTATTGTATTGCTGTTGATGTGAAAACAAGTCTAAATAACCAGTGCACTCCGTCTGTCCCAAAATGCATTATCCTCGGCTCCAATCATATACCAG TTTATCTTACAGGTCATATTATATTACCAGCATTGTTTGGCATATTATTGCCGTTGGCAGTAGTACTCACTCTATTTGTCCTATATAAAATCGGTGTTATTTGCTTAAGATGGAGGAAATGGCCAAGAGTCTTG agCATCACACCAAAATTAGactatttcctttttaaatcaGAACCGGAAGAAGTACACACCGTCCAGGTCAcccaacaaagtaaaaaaaaagtatgtggaTACAATTCCGATGAAGAGGACAGTGAAAGTGTTGCTGGAAATGATGATTTATATGCTGCACGTGTTTTTTTGGGCCAGACTTCAAAGTCCTGCTCGCAGGAGGACAATGCAGAGCCACCGTCCCTAGACTGCTCATCCACCACAAGTAAAATAGCTGACCCCCAGGATGATAAAACAGAAAACCTTCTGCTCATAGGCTGCTCTTCTGCTACAAGTGAAATGCCTAAACCTGCAGATGCTgaagcagaaaaccttcagaatgATATTAGCCCAACAATTCAAATACTCCATCCCTCTCCTGAAGTGGACTCCACTAATGAGCCAGACCTggagtgcagcagctgttccaacGTAAACTTAAATACTGTGGTGCTAGGAATATCTGGCAAAAATGTGAATGCTTCTGCAACACTAAGCTCTTTTCAAGAGAAGGCTGCGGACTCGAAAGAGTTGTGTGTTTCTGACCCATTTGAACCAAAACATTTCACTGATGTGCTAGAAATGCAGAACTCTGACATTCATAACCTCTCATGTTCCTGGCAGAATTCTGATGGGTCTGGAGAAAGTGAGTCATCGGATTCAGAAACAGACTGTGTCGGTGAATACATGAGCAGATGA